A genomic region of Papaver somniferum cultivar HN1 chromosome 7, ASM357369v1, whole genome shotgun sequence contains the following coding sequences:
- the LOC113299973 gene encoding auxin response factor 19-like isoform X2 yields the protein MKTASHGSGSAVSSATANNNTTEGGEKKKINSELWHACAGPLVTLPPVGSLVVYFPQGHSEQVAASMQKDADAHIPNYPNLPSKLICLLLNVTLHADAETDEVYAQMTLQPVSNYDKEALLASDLALKSNKPQPDFFCKTLTASDTSTHGGFSVPRRAAEKIFPALDFNMQPPAQELIARDLHDNAWTFRHIYRGQPKRHLLTTGWSLFVSGKRLFAGDSVLFIRDEKQQLLLGIRRANKQPTNISSSVLSSDSMHIGILAAAAHAAANNSPFTVFYNPRASPSEFVVPLAKYYKAVYSNQVSLGMRFRMMFETEESGTRRYMGTITGISDLDPVRWKNSQWRNLQVGWDESTAGERRNRVSLWDIEPVAAPFFICPPPFFRSKRPRQPGMPDDESDLENLFRRTMPWMGDDLCMKDPMAQNGVIPGFSLAQLMNMQQNPSLGGSSMQPDYMRSLTTPVVQNMTAADLSRQLGFPGSQVLQQNLQFNAHRQSPQPQNLDQLKMPSPLNQIGSMMRPQQSLNELSPQQRQDFVNQTISSNQVQAQLLQPQFQVQQQQHHQQQQMLSHGQSNQAHTNNLVQNQQQQQQQQQQQHQQSQQQQQQQLQQQQQLQQQQQQQLQQQQQQQQQMQQQQLLQQQQQQQHQQQQLKQQAQIPPSVQLPHQVSQQLQMSEHQIQLQLLQKLQQQQQTLLSQQSTQQPSQPTQLHEQQRQQSDLPQSLSNTNSLSHPQMVQQQMKNNNIQQGIRFSHLPQQHQVQQNLQRQSSSTLAELPGLVLPTDPTANLLQATHSGLLAPPGCGVQSGVTEDLPSCSTSPSTNCSNVAAQPITSIRSHRSSTPIAEEVAQSSATLLSPGTLEAMSTNPTSIKEQPQHKADIKPTLPLSKSLNQGIVGSQTYLNPLSQLDYLEASSSATSVCLSQNDGSLQPNFPLSPFNPQSLLFRDSSQDVDVHVDPRNNVLFGVNIDGPLGIPMTPDTFLVKDMDPVKDFQNNLCSENMLTNYGNTKDIQQEPSSSIVSQSFGVPDMAFNSMDSTITDSGFLSKGTWGAPAPQLPRLRTFTKVYKRGAVGRSIDIARYSGYEELKQDLARRFGIEGQLEDRQRIGWKLVYVDHENDVLLVGDDPWEEFVNCVRCIKILSPQEVQQMSLDGDLGNSMLSNQACSSSDGGNPWKTTGQYDQNSGNPSAGSYDH from the exons ATGAAGACAGCTTCACACGGTAGTGGTAGTGCTGTTTCATCAGCTACTGCCAATAATAATACCACTGAAG GAGGAGAGAAAAAGAAGATCAATTCAGAGCTATGGCATGCCTGTGCAGGTCCTCTGGTCACTCTACCTCCTGTTGGTAGCCTTGTTGTTTACTTCCCTCAAGGCCACAGTGAACAG GTTGCAGCATCAATGCAAAAGGATGCTGATGCTCACATCCCTAACTACCCGAACTTACCCTCCAAGCTGATATGCCTTCTTCTGAATGTCACATTACAT GCTGATGCAGAAACTGATGAGGTATATGCTCAAATGACACTTCAGCCAGTATCTAAT TATGACAAGGAAGCATTACTGGCATCAGATCTTGCTCTAAAGTCTAATAAACCACAACCAGACTTTTTTTGCAAAACATTGACTGCAAGTGACACAAGTACTCATGGAGGATTCTCTGTACCACGTCGTGCAGCAGAAAAGATTTTTCCCGCCCTT GACTTTAACATGCAACCACCTGCCCAAGAACTTATTGCCAGAGATTTGCATGATAATGCATGGACTTTCCGCCATATCTACCGAG GTCAGCCAAAACGCCATTTGCTTACAACAGGATGGAGCCTTTTTGTTAGTGGGAAGAGGCTATTTGCTGGTGACTCTGTCTTGTTTATCAG AGACGAAAAACAGCAGCTTCTTTTAGGTATTAGACGAGCTAACAAGCAACCCACCAACATATCATCGTCGGTGTTGTCTAGTGACAGTATGCACATCGGCATTCTAGCAGCAGCAGCGCATGCAGCTGCAAACAATAGCCCCTTCACCGTGTTTTACAATCCAAG GGCTAGTCCATCAGAATTTGTGGTCCCTTTAGCAAAGTACTACAAGGCTGTGTACAGTAACCAAGTGTCCCTTGGCATGCGTTTCCGGATGATGTTTGAAACTGAAGAATCCGGGACTCGAAG GTATATGGGTACTATTACAGGTATCAGTGATCTAGATCCTGTCAGATGGAAAAACTCACAATGGCGTAATCTACAG GTTGGATGGGATGAGTCTACAGCTGGAGAAAGGCGCAATCGCGTTTCTCTATGGGACATTGAACCTGTTGCAGCTCCATTTTTCATCTGCCCACCACCATTCTTCAGATCAAAGCGACCCAGGCAACCAGGAATGCCAG ATGATGAGTCAGACCTGGAGAATCTTTTCAGAAGAACGATGCCGTGGATGGGTGATGATTTATGCATGAAGGACCCTATGGCTCAAAATGGTGTAATCCCTGGGTTTAGCTTAGCACAATTGATGAACATGCAGCAAAATCCCTCCCTTGGTGGTTCGTCAATGCAACCTGACTATATGCGCTCCTTAACGACCCCTGTTGTTCAAAATATGACTGCTGCTGATCTTTCTCGTCAGTTGGGCTTCCCAGGGTCACAGGTCTTGCAGCAAAACTTGCAATTTAATGCACATAGACAATCTCCGCAACCACAAAATCTTGATCAGCTTAAGATGCCAAGTCCATTGAACCAAATTGGATCAATGATGAGGCCACAACAGTCGCTCAATGAGCTTAGTCCGCAGCAAAGACAGGATTTTGTTAACCAAACAATTTCTTCAAATCAAGTGCAGGCTCAACTATTACAACCTCAGTTCCAGGTCCAACAGCAGCAGcatcatcagcaacaacaaaTGCTGAGCCACGGCCAGAGCAACCAAGCTCACACCAATAACCTAGTCCagaaccagcagcagcaacaacagcagcaacaacaacagcatcaacaatctcagcaacagcagcagcaacaactacaacaacaacagcagctgcagcagcaacaacaacagcagctgcagcagcagcaacaacaacaacaacagatgcagcaacaacagctgctgcagcagcagcagcagcagcagcatcaacaacaacaacttaaaCAACAAGCGCAGATTCCCCCATCAGTTCAGCTCCCTCACCAAGTAAGCCAACAGTTACAGATGTCAGAACATCAAATTCAATTGCAACTATTGCAAAAGCTTCAGCAACAACAGCAAACACTTCTGTCTCAGCAGTCTACCCAACAACCTTCTCAACCAACCCAACTTCATGAGCAGCAGAGGCAACAATCCGATTTACCTCAAAGTTTATCCAACACGAATTCACTTTCTCATCCACAGatggtccaacaacaaatgaagaacAATAATATTCAACAAGGTATTAGGTTTTCTCATCTTCCCCAGCAACATCAAGTACAGCAAAACCTTCAGCGACAATCATCAAGCACACTTGCTGAATTACCTGGCTTGGTACTTCCTACAGACCCAACGGCTAATCTCCTCCAAGCAACACATAGTGGTTTATTGGCTCCACCTGGTTGTGGGGTACAGTCTGGGGTTACAGAGGATTTGCCATCTTGCTCGACGTCACCTTCAACTAATTGTTCTAATGTAGCAGCTCAACCAATCACAAGTATTAGGTCTCACCGCAGCAGCACTCCCATTGCAGAAGAGGTGGCTCAATCTTCGGCAACTCTTTTGAGCCCTGGGACATTAGAAGCCATGTCAACGAACCCAACAAGTATTAAGGAGCAGCCACAGCATAAGGCTGACATCAAACCTACATTACCTTTATCCAAGAGTCTGAACCAAGGGATTGTTGGGTCTCAGACATACTTAAATCCCTTGTCCCAGTTGGATTATTTGGaagcatcttcttcagcaacctcGGTTTGTTTGTCGCAGAATGATGGATCATTACAACCAAACTTCCCTTTATCGCCTTTCAATCCACAGTCGCTGCTATTTAGAGACAGTAGTCAAGATGTTGATGTTCATGTGGATCCAAGAAATAATGTTCTGTTTGGAGTTAACATTGATGGTCCTCTGGGAATACCAATGACTCCTGATACATTTCTTGTGAAAGACATGGATCCAGTGAAAGATTTTCAAAATAATCTATGTTCAGAAAACATGTTAACCAATTATGGGAACACCAAAGATATTCAACAGGAGCCATCATCCTCAATAGTTTCTCAGTCGTTTGGTGTTCCAGATATGGCATTCAATTCAATGGACTCTACCATCACTGATAGTGGTTTTCTGAGCAAAGGTACATGGGGGGCTCCAGCACCTCAGCTTCCTAGGCTGCGCACATTCACCAAG GTATACAAACGTGGCGCCGTTGGTCGATCAATAGATATTGCTCGTTATTCGGGTTACGAAGAGCTTAAACAGGACCTTGCACGTAGATTTGGGATAGAGGGACAACTTGAGGACCGTCAGAGAATAGGCTGGAAACTCGTCTATGTGGACCATGAGAATGATGTCCTGCTAGTTGGAGATGATCCTTGGGA GGAATTTGTAAACTGTGTACGTTGCATTAAGATATTGTCTCCACAAGAAGTACAACAAATGAGCTTGGATGGAGATCTTGGGAACAGTATGCTTTCAAATCAGGCATGCAGTAGCTCAGACGGGGGTAACCCATGGAAGACGACTGGTCAGTATGACCAAAATTCTGGCAACCCTTCTGCTGGGTCGTATGATCACTAG
- the LOC113299973 gene encoding auxin response factor 19-like isoform X1, with translation MKTASHGSGSAVSSATANNNTTEVGGEKKKINSELWHACAGPLVTLPPVGSLVVYFPQGHSEQVAASMQKDADAHIPNYPNLPSKLICLLLNVTLHADAETDEVYAQMTLQPVSNYDKEALLASDLALKSNKPQPDFFCKTLTASDTSTHGGFSVPRRAAEKIFPALDFNMQPPAQELIARDLHDNAWTFRHIYRGQPKRHLLTTGWSLFVSGKRLFAGDSVLFIRDEKQQLLLGIRRANKQPTNISSSVLSSDSMHIGILAAAAHAAANNSPFTVFYNPRASPSEFVVPLAKYYKAVYSNQVSLGMRFRMMFETEESGTRRYMGTITGISDLDPVRWKNSQWRNLQVGWDESTAGERRNRVSLWDIEPVAAPFFICPPPFFRSKRPRQPGMPDDESDLENLFRRTMPWMGDDLCMKDPMAQNGVIPGFSLAQLMNMQQNPSLGGSSMQPDYMRSLTTPVVQNMTAADLSRQLGFPGSQVLQQNLQFNAHRQSPQPQNLDQLKMPSPLNQIGSMMRPQQSLNELSPQQRQDFVNQTISSNQVQAQLLQPQFQVQQQQHHQQQQMLSHGQSNQAHTNNLVQNQQQQQQQQQQQHQQSQQQQQQQLQQQQQLQQQQQQQLQQQQQQQQQMQQQQLLQQQQQQQHQQQQLKQQAQIPPSVQLPHQVSQQLQMSEHQIQLQLLQKLQQQQQTLLSQQSTQQPSQPTQLHEQQRQQSDLPQSLSNTNSLSHPQMVQQQMKNNNIQQGIRFSHLPQQHQVQQNLQRQSSSTLAELPGLVLPTDPTANLLQATHSGLLAPPGCGVQSGVTEDLPSCSTSPSTNCSNVAAQPITSIRSHRSSTPIAEEVAQSSATLLSPGTLEAMSTNPTSIKEQPQHKADIKPTLPLSKSLNQGIVGSQTYLNPLSQLDYLEASSSATSVCLSQNDGSLQPNFPLSPFNPQSLLFRDSSQDVDVHVDPRNNVLFGVNIDGPLGIPMTPDTFLVKDMDPVKDFQNNLCSENMLTNYGNTKDIQQEPSSSIVSQSFGVPDMAFNSMDSTITDSGFLSKGTWGAPAPQLPRLRTFTKVYKRGAVGRSIDIARYSGYEELKQDLARRFGIEGQLEDRQRIGWKLVYVDHENDVLLVGDDPWEEFVNCVRCIKILSPQEVQQMSLDGDLGNSMLSNQACSSSDGGNPWKTTGQYDQNSGNPSAGSYDH, from the exons ATGAAGACAGCTTCACACGGTAGTGGTAGTGCTGTTTCATCAGCTACTGCCAATAATAATACCACTGAAG TAGGAGGAGAGAAAAAGAAGATCAATTCAGAGCTATGGCATGCCTGTGCAGGTCCTCTGGTCACTCTACCTCCTGTTGGTAGCCTTGTTGTTTACTTCCCTCAAGGCCACAGTGAACAG GTTGCAGCATCAATGCAAAAGGATGCTGATGCTCACATCCCTAACTACCCGAACTTACCCTCCAAGCTGATATGCCTTCTTCTGAATGTCACATTACAT GCTGATGCAGAAACTGATGAGGTATATGCTCAAATGACACTTCAGCCAGTATCTAAT TATGACAAGGAAGCATTACTGGCATCAGATCTTGCTCTAAAGTCTAATAAACCACAACCAGACTTTTTTTGCAAAACATTGACTGCAAGTGACACAAGTACTCATGGAGGATTCTCTGTACCACGTCGTGCAGCAGAAAAGATTTTTCCCGCCCTT GACTTTAACATGCAACCACCTGCCCAAGAACTTATTGCCAGAGATTTGCATGATAATGCATGGACTTTCCGCCATATCTACCGAG GTCAGCCAAAACGCCATTTGCTTACAACAGGATGGAGCCTTTTTGTTAGTGGGAAGAGGCTATTTGCTGGTGACTCTGTCTTGTTTATCAG AGACGAAAAACAGCAGCTTCTTTTAGGTATTAGACGAGCTAACAAGCAACCCACCAACATATCATCGTCGGTGTTGTCTAGTGACAGTATGCACATCGGCATTCTAGCAGCAGCAGCGCATGCAGCTGCAAACAATAGCCCCTTCACCGTGTTTTACAATCCAAG GGCTAGTCCATCAGAATTTGTGGTCCCTTTAGCAAAGTACTACAAGGCTGTGTACAGTAACCAAGTGTCCCTTGGCATGCGTTTCCGGATGATGTTTGAAACTGAAGAATCCGGGACTCGAAG GTATATGGGTACTATTACAGGTATCAGTGATCTAGATCCTGTCAGATGGAAAAACTCACAATGGCGTAATCTACAG GTTGGATGGGATGAGTCTACAGCTGGAGAAAGGCGCAATCGCGTTTCTCTATGGGACATTGAACCTGTTGCAGCTCCATTTTTCATCTGCCCACCACCATTCTTCAGATCAAAGCGACCCAGGCAACCAGGAATGCCAG ATGATGAGTCAGACCTGGAGAATCTTTTCAGAAGAACGATGCCGTGGATGGGTGATGATTTATGCATGAAGGACCCTATGGCTCAAAATGGTGTAATCCCTGGGTTTAGCTTAGCACAATTGATGAACATGCAGCAAAATCCCTCCCTTGGTGGTTCGTCAATGCAACCTGACTATATGCGCTCCTTAACGACCCCTGTTGTTCAAAATATGACTGCTGCTGATCTTTCTCGTCAGTTGGGCTTCCCAGGGTCACAGGTCTTGCAGCAAAACTTGCAATTTAATGCACATAGACAATCTCCGCAACCACAAAATCTTGATCAGCTTAAGATGCCAAGTCCATTGAACCAAATTGGATCAATGATGAGGCCACAACAGTCGCTCAATGAGCTTAGTCCGCAGCAAAGACAGGATTTTGTTAACCAAACAATTTCTTCAAATCAAGTGCAGGCTCAACTATTACAACCTCAGTTCCAGGTCCAACAGCAGCAGcatcatcagcaacaacaaaTGCTGAGCCACGGCCAGAGCAACCAAGCTCACACCAATAACCTAGTCCagaaccagcagcagcaacaacagcagcaacaacaacagcatcaacaatctcagcaacagcagcagcaacaactacaacaacaacagcagctgcagcagcaacaacaacagcagctgcagcagcagcaacaacaacaacaacagatgcagcaacaacagctgctgcagcagcagcagcagcagcagcatcaacaacaacaacttaaaCAACAAGCGCAGATTCCCCCATCAGTTCAGCTCCCTCACCAAGTAAGCCAACAGTTACAGATGTCAGAACATCAAATTCAATTGCAACTATTGCAAAAGCTTCAGCAACAACAGCAAACACTTCTGTCTCAGCAGTCTACCCAACAACCTTCTCAACCAACCCAACTTCATGAGCAGCAGAGGCAACAATCCGATTTACCTCAAAGTTTATCCAACACGAATTCACTTTCTCATCCACAGatggtccaacaacaaatgaagaacAATAATATTCAACAAGGTATTAGGTTTTCTCATCTTCCCCAGCAACATCAAGTACAGCAAAACCTTCAGCGACAATCATCAAGCACACTTGCTGAATTACCTGGCTTGGTACTTCCTACAGACCCAACGGCTAATCTCCTCCAAGCAACACATAGTGGTTTATTGGCTCCACCTGGTTGTGGGGTACAGTCTGGGGTTACAGAGGATTTGCCATCTTGCTCGACGTCACCTTCAACTAATTGTTCTAATGTAGCAGCTCAACCAATCACAAGTATTAGGTCTCACCGCAGCAGCACTCCCATTGCAGAAGAGGTGGCTCAATCTTCGGCAACTCTTTTGAGCCCTGGGACATTAGAAGCCATGTCAACGAACCCAACAAGTATTAAGGAGCAGCCACAGCATAAGGCTGACATCAAACCTACATTACCTTTATCCAAGAGTCTGAACCAAGGGATTGTTGGGTCTCAGACATACTTAAATCCCTTGTCCCAGTTGGATTATTTGGaagcatcttcttcagcaacctcGGTTTGTTTGTCGCAGAATGATGGATCATTACAACCAAACTTCCCTTTATCGCCTTTCAATCCACAGTCGCTGCTATTTAGAGACAGTAGTCAAGATGTTGATGTTCATGTGGATCCAAGAAATAATGTTCTGTTTGGAGTTAACATTGATGGTCCTCTGGGAATACCAATGACTCCTGATACATTTCTTGTGAAAGACATGGATCCAGTGAAAGATTTTCAAAATAATCTATGTTCAGAAAACATGTTAACCAATTATGGGAACACCAAAGATATTCAACAGGAGCCATCATCCTCAATAGTTTCTCAGTCGTTTGGTGTTCCAGATATGGCATTCAATTCAATGGACTCTACCATCACTGATAGTGGTTTTCTGAGCAAAGGTACATGGGGGGCTCCAGCACCTCAGCTTCCTAGGCTGCGCACATTCACCAAG GTATACAAACGTGGCGCCGTTGGTCGATCAATAGATATTGCTCGTTATTCGGGTTACGAAGAGCTTAAACAGGACCTTGCACGTAGATTTGGGATAGAGGGACAACTTGAGGACCGTCAGAGAATAGGCTGGAAACTCGTCTATGTGGACCATGAGAATGATGTCCTGCTAGTTGGAGATGATCCTTGGGA GGAATTTGTAAACTGTGTACGTTGCATTAAGATATTGTCTCCACAAGAAGTACAACAAATGAGCTTGGATGGAGATCTTGGGAACAGTATGCTTTCAAATCAGGCATGCAGTAGCTCAGACGGGGGTAACCCATGGAAGACGACTGGTCAGTATGACCAAAATTCTGGCAACCCTTCTGCTGGGTCGTATGATCACTAG
- the LOC113296250 gene encoding uncharacterized protein LOC113296250 has translation MDLLVSLRFRMDKSWMSIDRTKKRYREGVAAFLRYAVNHLKEEGLTYDEFLMLCPCTDCLNLCACSVGDVEDHLFVNGIDQTYTIWNKHGEKDEAITSSRPVNVNNGMHAEFEMGTPTDAPEEYFGMGTPTDAPDTIDMMQAAEEFADDPIKFKKLLEDAEKPLYEGCPNFTKLSAIVQLFKLKSKHGASDMFFNELLPLLKDMLPKEGNLMARSTYQAKKILKAMGSGWKVNRDGKFYENVPVKVLWYFNIIPRFQRLFQSKTTTEDLIWHDTTRNKDGVLRHPADSHAWREIDKNFPEIKGDPRNLRLAVSADGVDVNTGTKHHSVWPVFVVIYNLPSGLCMKRKFIMLSLLIDGAPGNNIDVFLEPLVKDFQFLFEKGKRTWDAYAQEMFTLRAVVLWTINDYPALGTLCGCRYAGYHGCVVCRKKTHSIRLHDSNMNVYVGYRRFLPYEHPFRRKKGAFGGKQEWETAPEPMTEKEIYEENVGQRLVGTLLHNGNTKDGLNARKDLVRLGLKSELHPKTDDKETILPSTC, from the exons ATGGATCTACTGGTCTCTTTGCGTTTCAGAATGGATAAATCCTGGATGAGTATTGATAGAACGAAGAAACGTTATAGAGAAGGAGTTGCGGCGTTTCTGCGGTATGCTGTCAACCATCTCAAGGAGGAGGGTTTGACATATGATGAATTTCTTATGTTGTGTCCGTGTACGGATTGTTTAAATCTCTGTGCATGCTCCGTTGGCGATGTAGAAGATCATTTATTCGTAAATGGAATCGATCAAACGTATACTATTTGGAATAAGCATGGGGAAAAGGATGAGGCAATAACTAGTAGTAGGCCAGTTAACGTCAACAATGGTATGCACGCTGAATTTGAAATGGGAACTCCCACTGATGCTCCAGAAGAATATTTTGGAATGGGAACTCCCACTGATGCTCCAGACACTATAGATATGATGCAGGCTGCAGAAGAGTTCGCAGATGACCCTATAAAGTTTAAAAAGTTACTTGAAGATGCTGAAAAGCCCTTATACGAAGGATGTCCCAACTTCACAAAGTTGTCTGCAATTGTGCAGTTGTTTAAGTTGAAGAGTAAGCACGGTGCATCGGACAtgttttttaatgaattgttacCCTTGTTAAAGGACATGCTTCCCAAAGAAGGTAATTTAATGGCGAGGAGTACATATCAGgcaaagaaaatattgaaagcAATGGGTTCAGG ATGGAAAGTTAACAGGGATGGTAAATTTTACGAGAATGTACCAGTAAAGGTATTGTGGTACTTCAACATCATCCCAAGATTTCAGCGGCTGTTTCAATCGAAGACCACAACAGAAGATTTGATATGGCACGATACCACTAGAAACAAAGACGGTGTTTTACGTCATCCGGCAGACTCACATGCTTGGAGAGAGATAGATAAGAATTTCCCAGAAATTAAAGGTGATCCAAGAAATCTGCGGTTAGCTGTTTCGGCTGACGGAGTTGATGTAAACACAGGCACCAAACATCACAGTGTATGGCCAGTTTTTgttgtgatttacaaccttccatCGGGGCtatgtatgaagagaaagttcatcaTGTTGTCGTTACTTATAGATGGTGCGCCAGGAAACAACATCGATGTCTTTTTAGAACCTCTTGTTAAAGATTTTCAATTCTTATTTGAGAAGGGAAAGAGAACATGGGATGCATATGCCCAAGaaatgtttactctacgtgcagTTGTTTTGTGGACGATAAACGATTATCCTGCTCTTGGTACACTATGTGGTTGTCGCTACGCTGGATATCATGGTTGTGTGGTGTGTCGGAAAAAAACGCACAGTATTAGGCTTCATGACTCAAACATGAATGTTTATGTTGGTTATAGAAGATTTTTACCCTATGAGCATCCGTTCAGAAGGAAGAAGGGGGCATTTGGCGGAAAACAAGAGTGGGAGACTGCTCCAGAACCAATGACCGAGAAAGAAATATATGAGGAG AATGTGGGACAAAGGCTTGTTGGAACGTTGCTGCACAAcgggaatacaaaagatggattaaACGCCAGAAAGGATTTGGTGCGTTTGGGTTTAAAATCAGAGTTACACCCTAAGACAGATGACAAAGAAACGATACTTCCCTCAACATGTTAA